The window TTCTCTTTCAGGTTTCAACAAAAAGAACATAAGACTTTCAAAATTCAAACCAACAGAGAAGTATAGTCACTATGGCACTGACAGTAGGTTGGCAGTATAGGATTATGAGTTACAATATGAAGTACATGACTGTATGCTGGTCTCTAGGCATAAAtcaaatttacaaataaaaaaaatgataaacatGGGGAAAATATCTTACTTTGATACGcagctttctctttctttttcatcaAAAGATGGAGCTCGAGTCTCAATTGTTTTCTTCCTCCACTCGACAATATTTGTTGACCGCCTATCAGACCCTCGTGTTACATGTCGCTTGGACCACCGGGTCACAGTTACTTGATCATCTACCTGGACATCTCGGACTTCAGGTTTAAGTGCATTACTATTTGGTTCTTTAATAGGATGTCCTGATGGTAAACTGGAACATGAATGTCTTGCTTTTGGAGAAGACGATATACTGTCATCAGGACTCATTTGTGTGGCAACATCTTTCTTTATTATTGGACTGGAAATGGCAGGAGTTTCTCCTCGCAGGCCTTGCAATTTATCATCTGTGCGCAGGGTACAAATTTGTTAAGAAATTTAATTAGCATATATGAAGATACATCTGAAGGTTGTTGAATTAACTGTGGAAAATCCCCAATACATAAAAATGCCataacatttttattttggttgaCAAAAATCTAATTATATCCATTTCATTGTTAagcaagatggaaataacatAATCCTGATGTACACTATCTGATGGCATACATGGTTATGGAAAGTCTTTTATAATGTCCATCTAAACGACACAACTAGCCTTCTGAAGACAGAAGATCACAGAACACATCAGACACTTGAAAGGCCTTAGAACTGGAAAAAACAAGATGTTACAAGCCGATTCAAATGTTCCCAAACAATCTACCAGTCCACATGTCAAAGAATTAAATGTTCAAGTGCATATGCATCAGGTGTTTTTGCATGCTTAGAAATGTGAACAGGTAAGATCAGTCTAAACAGAATGGATGCTCGGATTTGAGTGCCAAGGGGTTGTATGATTGAAATCTCCACCTTTGTGCTACACTGTATTGATTGAAGAACTTTAGATGCATTAACAGGTAGTAGTATGACGTTATGCATGTGAGCATCTTTCTTATTATAGTATCTCACTGCAAAAATGACAGGATATGCAAATAGCATAATGTCATGCATGCTCACTAACCACTACAAACTAAAGTGGAAAGTTCAATTTGATGATACCAAAACATATCACAAACGCCATGCACTCTTTTGGCCTATCCCAACATCAACAGAAAGTTGGAAAGTCGCGTATTCGAAGCTTGTGATAACAGGCAAGCTGTTACTTGAATTATGAGTCCACGCTGGACAAGTGACACAAGCTGCAAAACTTATATCAAGCGTCCTCATGAAATCTTATGCAAAATAACAAATGTGCAGACTGCAGTAGCAACAGAATCAGAACGCATGACAAGATACCAACAAATAAATGATAACAATGGAGAAGGGACTGCCGTAATCAAACCTTGTGCAGTTTCTTCTGAGATATTAGCAAAGGCGGATGCTTCCATAAGTGTCTCTGTCCACGCATGTATACTTGCTGATCTCAAGATATATGGGTCCTTCTCTGCAGAGTAAGATCGGCTACTGCCATCATCCCCACTTCTACCTCTTCCACTGCTGAAGTCACCATTGCGCACGTGCTCTGGCATGAGAACCCCAGCAGAAAAAGGAGAATGTGCTGCAAAATTAGCCGCTGCCAGAACACCATCAAAGCAGGGCACAAACGGCGAAGCAGCCGCATAAGCACCCGGTATTCCGCCTGGGTGGCCAAGTGGGCCACTCTTTGACTTGGGCCGTCTATGGTGAGGCGCCGGGGCTGACATCCTTCCAATCCCATCACAGGAAACTGGACTTAGGATCCACTTCTCTGCATCCTCCCATTTTGATGGCAGCTTCCTCCCATTGTTGAAAGGAAGAACAACCCCACTGCCCCCATACCTCCTATTGGTACCACCTCCAAGTGGCACCCGCTCTGAGCTCCATCCCTTAGGGTACTGCATGGTGCTAGCGCAATGCCGGTGGTAGTTTGGGGTACCGGGGCTCGGGAATGTGCCTGATCTGCTCCGTGATGACGCTGTGGAGCTCTTGCTCATTCCTCCAACATTACCCCCAACCAAGCACCTCGGCGAGAGCACCAGCAGTTCTATGCTCCCACCACCTCCGCCGGTGAGCTCATGCTTGGCCGGTGAAAGCAGCAACGCAGCCCCCTCCGCTCTGAGCTTCCGCTGCTTCTGGCACTCTACCAACCAACAGATTCCAAACCGAAGTCAGCAATCACACTCAACAGAGCACAAAAGCAGCAACCGTACTACAAGGGAAGATTAATCACCTCTCAGCGAGTGGGAGAAGGAGTCACTGACcgcttccccctcctcctcctccgagcccgcgtcgccgtcgcctctccactcctcctcctcctcttcctcctcacctGCGTGTGGAAGAGGTTAGCTGGCGACAAATGTGCGGGCACTGGGATAACACAGCACACACCAAGCCGATCGCCCGCCCACCAACCTCGCGGTGCCGTGCCACGCGAGGCGTGGCTGCCGATGCCGATGCCGTGCACGCGCAGCGGCGAGGGCGCTGGATCTGGATCGGTCGCGCCGCGAGGCCCCACCGCCGGCTGCAGAAACCGCCAAGAGAGGGCAATCGCCTCAGCAATCAGGAgaaatcaaaaccaccgaaCACCACTGCACAGTCGCCGCACTAGTCACACACTCACACTACCCCAAGCAGCAGAGACGAATTCGAAACAGCGAGCGATCCGTAAGCCGGCGAATCGCACCAAAATAGCAATGATAGAAAAGCGACGAAGCAGTCAGATGCGGCGCTTTTGCCTAGCTTTGTTCAAATTCGCCCGCCCTCTTTCTCCTTTTTGGCTTTATCTTTTGCTTGGGCGGGATGGTTTCGCCACTAACCTCGGATCCGCCATGTGAGCGGCGCGCGTGGCTGGATTGGATCTATTGACTTCTACCGCGCCCGCCCGCCCCTTGCACTAAAATACTCGCGATGCGCGTGCCGCAGCCATCCCTAACACGACAATGCggcggaggaaggggaaggTTAAGAGCGGGATATGTTTATTActgctgcggccgccgccggtcgccttcgccgctg of the Oryza sativa Japonica Group chromosome 2, ASM3414082v1 genome contains:
- the LOC4330840 gene encoding uncharacterized protein isoform X1, with the protein product MCECEMPPRARLKPCRTRRQPRPHLGCSFPVPPLHCHHPLCFIGECDRALEHATPRARARVPRLRLRRRRGRPTPPSRTTEEAAAAAAKATGGGRSSEEEEEEEEWRGDGDAGSEEEEGEAVSDSFSHSLRECQKQRKLRAEGAALLLSPAKHELTGGGGGSIELLVLSPRCLVGGNVGGMSKSSTASSRSRSGTFPSPGTPNYHRHCASTMQYPKGWSSERVPLGGGTNRRYGGSGVVLPFNNGRKLPSKWEDAEKWILSPVSCDGIGRMSAPAPHHRRPKSKSGPLGHPGGIPGAYAAASPFVPCFDGVLAAANFAAHSPFSAGVLMPEHVRNGDFSSGRGRSGDDGSSRSYSAEKDPYILRSASIHAWTETLMEASAFANISEETAQDDKLQGLRGETPAISSPIIKKDVATQMSPDDSISSSPKARHSCSSLPSGHPIKEPNSNALKPEVRDVQVDDQVTVTRWSKRHVTRGSDRRSTNIVEWRKKTIETRAPSFDEKERESCVSKCKREEAKITAWENLQKAKAEAAIRKLEMKLEKKRSSSMDRILGKLRTAQKKAQDMRSAVSVSEDQCGVRATKKASYLRRTGKSFSCCFTYRAC
- the LOC4330840 gene encoding uncharacterized protein isoform X2; its protein translation is MRRLEPGLGFPDSASAAAAADRRHHPARRKKPPPQRRRRPAAAAAPAVGPRGATDPDPAPSPLRVHGIGIGSHASRGTAPRGWWAGDRLGEEEEEEEEWRGDGDAGSEEEEGEAVSDSFSHSLRECQKQRKLRAEGAALLLSPAKHELTGGGGGSIELLVLSPRCLVGGNVGGMSKSSTASSRSRSGTFPSPGTPNYHRHCASTMQYPKGWSSERVPLGGGTNRRYGGSGVVLPFNNGRKLPSKWEDAEKWILSPVSCDGIGRMSAPAPHHRRPKSKSGPLGHPGGIPGAYAAASPFVPCFDGVLAAANFAAHSPFSAGVLMPEHVRNGDFSSGRGRSGDDGSSRSYSAEKDPYILRSASIHAWTETLMEASAFANISEETAQDDKLQGLRGETPAISSPIIKKDVATQMSPDDSISSSPKARHSCSSLPSGHPIKEPNSNALKPEVRDVQVDDQVTVTRWSKRHVTRGSDRRSTNIVEWRKKTIETRAPSFDEKERESCVSKCKREEAKITAWENLQKAKAEAAIRKLEMKLEKKRSSSMDRILGKLRTAQKKAQDMRSAVSVSEDQCGVRATKKASYLRRTGKSFSCCFTYRAC
- the LOC4330840 gene encoding uncharacterized protein isoform X3 — protein: MRRLEPGLGFPDSASAAAAADRRHHPARRKKPPPQRRRRPAAAAAPAVGPRGATDPDPAPSPLRVHGIGIGSHASRGTAPRGEEEEEEEEWRGDGDAGSEEEEGEAVSDSFSHSLRECQKQRKLRAEGAALLLSPAKHELTGGGGGSIELLVLSPRCLVGGNVGGMSKSSTASSRSRSGTFPSPGTPNYHRHCASTMQYPKGWSSERVPLGGGTNRRYGGSGVVLPFNNGRKLPSKWEDAEKWILSPVSCDGIGRMSAPAPHHRRPKSKSGPLGHPGGIPGAYAAASPFVPCFDGVLAAANFAAHSPFSAGVLMPEHVRNGDFSSGRGRSGDDGSSRSYSAEKDPYILRSASIHAWTETLMEASAFANISEETAQDDKLQGLRGETPAISSPIIKKDVATQMSPDDSISSSPKARHSCSSLPSGHPIKEPNSNALKPEVRDVQVDDQVTVTRWSKRHVTRGSDRRSTNIVEWRKKTIETRAPSFDEKERESCVSKCKREEAKITAWENLQKAKAEAAIRKLEMKLEKKRSSSMDRILGKLRTAQKKAQDMRSAVSVSEDQCGVRATKKASYLRRTGKSFSCCFTYRAC